In Desulfovibrio sp. 86, the following proteins share a genomic window:
- the plsX gene encoding phosphate acyltransferase PlsX, translating to MNERPIIAVDAMGGDFGPSVVVPGAVEAARLHDLHIQLVGDTPKLEVELNKLDLKDVHYDIVQADDVVHMNEKPSDILRRKKNASIQVACRLVKDGAADAVVSAGHSGATVACGMFIMGRLPGVERPALAALLPTEKDPVVVLDAGANVDCRPYHLFQFGLMGDAFARDLLSYPSPRVSLLSIGEEEGKGNSQVKEAYELLKMAQNLNFVGNAEGRDIFTGDLDVVVCDGFVGNVVVKMSEGLASSLVRMLKKVFTTGVLPALGGMLAKGAFKKFASTIDYAEYGGAPLLGLQGLAIVCHGRSSSLAMTNAIKMGGTFVRKGTNSHLAETILANEELTRFSRAI from the coding sequence ATGAACGAGCGCCCCATCATCGCCGTTGATGCCATGGGCGGGGACTTTGGCCCCTCCGTGGTAGTGCCGGGTGCCGTTGAGGCCGCCCGACTTCATGATCTGCATATCCAGCTTGTGGGCGACACCCCCAAGCTGGAGGTCGAGTTGAACAAGCTTGACCTCAAGGACGTGCATTATGATATCGTTCAAGCCGATGATGTGGTGCACATGAATGAAAAGCCCTCGGACATTCTGCGCCGCAAAAAGAACGCCTCTATCCAGGTGGCCTGCCGCCTGGTGAAGGACGGCGCCGCGGACGCTGTGGTCAGTGCCGGACATTCCGGCGCCACAGTGGCTTGTGGCATGTTCATTATGGGTCGCCTGCCCGGGGTGGAGCGTCCGGCTCTGGCCGCCTTGCTGCCTACGGAAAAAGACCCCGTGGTTGTGCTTGACGCCGGAGCCAATGTGGATTGCCGCCCCTATCACCTTTTTCAGTTCGGCCTTATGGGAGACGCTTTTGCCAGGGATCTGCTGAGCTATCCCTCGCCCCGCGTCAGCCTGCTGAGCATTGGTGAAGAAGAAGGCAAAGGCAACTCTCAGGTCAAGGAAGCCTACGAACTGCTAAAGATGGCCCAAAACCTCAACTTTGTGGGGAATGCCGAAGGGCGGGACATCTTTACCGGTGATCTTGATGTCGTGGTATGTGACGGTTTTGTGGGCAACGTGGTGGTCAAGATGAGCGAGGGCCTGGCGTCATCGCTGGTGCGCATGCTCAAGAAAGTCTTTACTACCGGCGTGCTGCCCGCTCTTGGCGGCATGCTGGCCAAGGGCGCTTTCAAAAAGTTTGCCAGCACCATTGACTATGCCGAGTACGGCGGCGCGCCGCTGTTGGGCCTTCAGGGCCTGGCCATAGTCTGTCATGGTCGTTCCAGCTCGCTTGCCATGACAAATGCCATCAAAATGGGCGGTACTTTTGTTCGCAAAGGCACCAACAGCCACCTTGCCGAGACCATCCTGGCCAACGAGGAGCTCACGCGCTTCTCACGCGCCATCTAA
- a CDS encoding LysE family translocator, protein MLTVDIALAFFAASLLLGIAPGPDNIFVLTQSAVYGAAAGMVTTLGLVTGLCVHTTAVALGVAAIFQGSPLAFTMLKAVGAAYLLWLAWLSFRAGAALAVTKGDGAPFPGYAPLYRRGIVMNVTNPKVSLFFLAFLPQFCDPARGSVALQVLSLGLLFMLATIIVFFSVALLGGKLAVWFNKSPGGQVFIHRAAGLVFAGLALALLFATR, encoded by the coding sequence ATGCTGACGGTGGACATAGCTCTGGCTTTCTTTGCGGCGTCTCTTCTGCTTGGCATTGCTCCGGGGCCGGACAATATTTTTGTGCTCACCCAGTCCGCCGTCTATGGCGCGGCCGCTGGCATGGTCACGACACTTGGTCTCGTCACGGGGCTCTGTGTGCACACCACCGCCGTCGCGCTGGGCGTGGCCGCCATTTTTCAGGGTTCGCCCCTGGCCTTCACCATGCTCAAGGCCGTGGGCGCGGCATATCTGCTGTGGCTGGCCTGGCTGTCGTTCAGGGCTGGCGCGGCGCTGGCCGTCACCAAGGGCGACGGCGCGCCCTTTCCCGGCTATGCCCCGCTGTACAGGCGCGGCATTGTCATGAACGTGACCAACCCCAAGGTTTCGCTTTTTTTTCTCGCTTTTCTGCCGCAGTTCTGCGATCCGGCACGGGGCAGCGTGGCCCTGCAGGTTCTCAGCCTGGGGCTGCTGTTCATGCTGGCCACCATTATCGTTTTTTTCAGCGTGGCCCTGCTTGGCGGCAAGCTGGCGGTGTGGTTCAACAAATCTCCGGGCGGTCAGGTGTTCATTCATAGGGCCGCAGGGCTGGTTTTTGCAGGTCTGGCGCTGGCGCTGCTTTTTGCCACGCGCTGA
- a CDS encoding YceD family protein, protein MNASFTAFLDNCYGQGYVARLSRYLMQNYRILLNELPPEGREFHLDDQAIWQNSIEEFQMDCRITKPLSASISVLPTDGGWLVRGSLSGEVVLPCSRCTEDALAVVNARFEDFEELPESDELDEAAGPSAERSQEETPESRLVFENNVPLLDLAAICWEELMLALPVTPLCATTCKGLCPICGANLNEGLCACEHEELDPRMAVLRGLTLHKN, encoded by the coding sequence ATGAACGCAAGTTTTACCGCTTTTCTTGACAACTGTTATGGCCAAGGGTATGTAGCCAGACTTTCGAGGTACCTCATGCAGAATTACCGCATATTACTCAACGAACTGCCCCCCGAGGGCAGGGAGTTTCATCTGGACGATCAGGCCATCTGGCAGAACTCCATTGAGGAGTTTCAAATGGATTGCCGGATTACCAAGCCCCTGAGCGCCAGTATCAGCGTGCTGCCCACTGACGGCGGCTGGCTTGTGCGCGGCAGTCTGTCGGGCGAGGTGGTTCTGCCGTGCAGTCGCTGCACCGAGGATGCCCTGGCTGTGGTCAACGCGCGCTTTGAAGATTTTGAGGAACTGCCGGAGAGCGACGAACTTGACGAAGCTGCCGGGCCTTCCGCCGAGCGCTCGCAGGAAGAGACTCCGGAAAGTCGCCTCGTTTTTGAAAACAACGTGCCCCTGCTGGACCTTGCGGCCATTTGCTGGGAAGAGCTCATGCTCGCCCTGCCCGTGACGCCCCTATGCGCCACCACATGCAAGGGGCTTTGCCCCATCTGCGGAGCCAACCTCAATGAGGGACTCTGCGCGTGCGAGCACGAAGAGCTTGACCCCCGCATGGCTGTTTTGCGCGGTCTCACGCTGCACAAAAACTGA
- the rpmF gene encoding 50S ribosomal protein L32: MAVQQNKKSRSRKGMRRSHDRVAIPAVIYCSCGEPTVPHCVCPSCGTYKGRQVVAKTDSE, translated from the coding sequence ATGGCTGTGCAACAGAATAAAAAATCCCGCTCCCGCAAGGGAATGCGCCGCTCTCACGATCGTGTGGCCATTCCTGCCGTTATTTACTGCTCCTGCGGCGAGCCCACCGTGCCCCATTGCGTCTGCCCCAGCTGCGGCACGTACAAGGGCCGTCAGGTCGTCGCCAAGACCGATAGCGAGTAA
- a CDS encoding GIY-YIG nuclease family protein, whose amino-acid sequence MTPDSWQVYLLECADGTLYCGITCDMERRLAQHNGAAPGGARYTRGRRPVRLLASRACSCKADALRLECAIKAKPRHAKITFLLEGEKKQC is encoded by the coding sequence ATGACGCCTGACAGCTGGCAGGTCTATCTGCTGGAATGCGCCGACGGCACCCTGTACTGTGGCATCACCTGCGATATGGAGCGGCGTCTTGCGCAGCACAACGGCGCAGCGCCGGGCGGAGCGCGCTATACGCGCGGCAGACGCCCGGTACGCCTGCTGGCCAGCCGGGCATGTTCCTGCAAGGCGGACGCCCTGCGGCTGGAATGCGCGATAAAGGCCAAACCGCGCCACGCAAAAATCACTTTTTTGCTTGAGGGGGAAAAAAAGCAATGCTGA